The genomic stretch GGCCAAATACAACCAGCTCCTCCGCATCGAAGACCAATTGGGCGACACGGCCCAATATCTGGGATTGAAAGCATTCTACAACCTGAAAAAATAATCCGGCCGTTAAAGCATCCCGTGCCGGCGGCACGGGAAGGAAAAAACGGCAGGCATACGGCACGCTTTCGGCCATCGGCCGGCGGCGTGCCGTTTTTTGCTGTCAGGCATGGGTGTAGAGCAGGCGGGAAGCTTCAGAGCACGCGTAAGCGATTCCAGGATTTGCAGGGAAAGGAACCGACGGACGGAAAAAAGGTCGATAAACTGCGAAGATTTGACCTGTGGCGGGACTGCCCTTTTAAGGTATAATGGCATTAAACAAGCTTCGACAGCTTCAACGGGGTTTCATCGGAAAATTCCCGAGGCTTTGCTCCCGGAACCTGTGCATCCCGGGGAAAACCTTCGATGGAATATCCGCCCGAACCGATGTGTTGTGAGGAGGTTATGTGATGGAATATTCACCCTTGTCGCTCTTGAAGGAGCTCAGAAAGTTCAGCTGGAAGGAGGAATCCTGGTTTTTGCCTCTCGCTTCGGCCATCGAAGGCGTAACCGCCGCGGAAGCGGCGTGGCGTCCGGACGGACATACCAACAGCATTTGGCAAATCTTGAATCATCTCAATTATTATAACGAACGCGTCCTGGAACAATTGCAAGGCAAGGAACCCGCCCCGCAGACAATCACCAATACGGAAACCTTCGGTCCTCCCGGGGATCCGGATGATCGGAAGGGATGGGAGGAGACCCTCCGCCGCACCCGGCAGATTGCCCAAGGCATCGAAGAGGCCCTGGAAAAGCTTGACGGCAAAGATTTGGAAAAGGAGGGCTTCTTAGAAAAACTCGCAGCGTGGATCATGCACGACACGTATCACACGGGACAAATCGTTTTGCTGAGGAAAATGCAAGGGACATGGCCCGCACAAAGGGAATAACCGGCAAGGAAAATATCCTTGCTTTTTTCTTTGTTAACCGGAATATAACCGGGAGTTTCCCCGATCATCAAAAAACCGATGCACCAAGAAGGAGCACACGGTCATAGGCGGAAAGCCTCCGAGGAAGGGAGACCGAGGCGGTTTCTTCCGGTGCGGGGTGACGATGAGGAGGGAATAAAATGGGGCGGAGCCAATCTTAACTTTCTTGCTCCGCCGATTTTTGATCGTGGACGGGTAAGAAAGGACGGCCTGCCGTCCGAAACCGGCGCCTTTCCAAAAAGCGGCAGGAAACCGGTCGCCCTTGTATGCGGATGAAAGGGAGAAAGGGAAAGATGCAGCCGGAAAACCGGTCACGCGAAGGACAAAAGGGAGGCAAACGGTCCCGAGTCCTGCGGGACTTGGATAAAATGTGTCAAAGGTCGTCATGCCGCCGATCGATGGCCGGACTCCTGGATGCATTCCTGTGGATTGTGCAATCCTTTGGTGTTTTACGCGCCTCCTCACCGGGCTTCGTAAAAATGCAAATAGGCGGCTTCCAAGGAAGGATGTTCATGGAGAAGTTCACCTTTCGTGCCTTCGAAAAGGAGCCGTCCCTGTTTCAGCAGACGGATGTGAAGCCGGTCCGGATCAACCGGCAAACCTTCGACTACGTCCAGCTGGTGGGTGGACAAAACGATGGCCGCCTGTTCCGTCCTGGAGAGGATGAGCCGCTTCAATTCGTAAATGGCAACCGGATCCAGCGCCGCAAAGGGCTCATCCAAAAAGATGAAATCCGCATCCAATGCCAATGCGGCAATATGGCAGACCTTTTTCTTCATCCCGTTGGACAAGGCGTAAATAAATTTATTTTTTTCTTTTTCAAGATCAAAGGCGGCGAGCAGTTCCTTCACGCGTTTCAGGGATTGCTCCCGGCAGGAACCGTACATTTTCAAAACGAAGGAAACGTATTCCATGATCGTCAGTTCCTCAAAAAGGACGGGTTTTTCCGGGGAAAAAGACATGCGGTATTTTAGCGTTTTGGCCCTCGGATTTTGTTCGTCCGTCAAGTATTTGATTTTTTGCCGTTTCAGATCGGCCTTCAGAATTTCCTTGATGAACGTCGTTTTTCCGGCGCCGTTATGCCCAAGCAGGACGTAGATTTCTCCCCTTTGAAAGCGGGTGGAGACGTGGCTCAGCGCGGTTTTCTCCCCGTAGGAGACGGACAGGTCTTCAATGGCGATTTCATTCAGCCGCATTCAAATCCTTCCCTTTTTGCCAAAATAAACCCCGATGGAACGGTTGAATAGGAGAACGATGAACGTGATGGGGAACGCAAGCAGGATGGCGGCGATGATGATATGGAAGAACCCGATTTCCACTTCGCCGCTCGGCAATAGCCGGTACAGCGGAAAGGCATCAAAGGGATAACTCTTTGCCCGTTCCACCGGCTGCCTCAAGTTCATGGAAAAAAGGACGAACGAGATCAGAAATCCGATCACCGTGTTCAGAAAAGCGATGATTACGAAAGCCCGAACGGTTTTCATCCGGTTCCCACCTTCAGTATATTTGAATTCTTGCCTGTTGCGAGGTTTGAATCATTCTCATGGAAAGGAGATCATCCTCCCGCCACCCGATGGAAAACGGTCATTCGGCGACCGCGGTCCGGCCGCCGATCCCCAAGGATCCCCTATCCCGTATCCCGCCGGTCTGGCCAACGGCTTGATAGGGAGCATCCGCCGGCGGTCAAATCCACGAAATGGCTTCCCCCGCCGGGAAATTTGCAGCCGCACACGAACCGGGAAAAAACGGAATGCAGCGCGTCTCCTCTTTTACATGAGCCCTCTCCCGCCTGTTTTCCCGATAGCCGCCGATCCTAATGGACGTTTGTGTCATCCTGGGATCCGCCGATCGTTAAAATCAGCATTCCGTACAAAACGAGGGCCGTCAGGAGAAAGACGGCGGCCCTGCCGGATACGGAACCGAGTTCCATGACCCGGCCGACATACTCTGGCCATATTCGATAGGAAGTGACCAATACAAAAAAGCTGGCGATCATTTGCAAAGCCGGTCCGAAAAATTGATGGAACCAATAATAGATGAGAACGGCGATATATAAACCAAATAAGTACGTGACAAGGGAATTGCCAATCCCCAAAGATTTGCACAAAAAGGCGAAGGATTGACCATGGAAAAGGGAAATCAGCCAAAGATAGAAAATGAAAAATATGGCGCCTGACGCAAAATAAAGCGTCAGCAGCGTCCCCGCATGGTTCAAATGGGATAGGCGGAGCAGGGCGATCCCCGGCGCCGTTTTGGCCAGATGGGCAAAAGTGAAGGCCGTTCCGCCCAAAATCAAAAAGATCAAATAAATCTCGGAAATGCTGTAAAAATTTCCGGCGATTTTCGAGACCGCAGCCATGAAAAAAACGGTGGACGCCAAAAAGATCAGATAATCCTTCATATGAATAAGGGCCAAAAAACCGTAACCGGACGGGAGTCTTTTCAGCCAATAAACCCGCCGGGCGTTTTCCGCCCACGGCTGTTCCGTTTCGCGGTCCTTGGCGTGAAGCAAAAGAAAAAGAACGAAGGCAATGAGCATCACCAAAACCGATTGCCAGGCGGGGACCCGGCGGTCCAGCCACAGCCTCCCGTACCATTGATGCAAAGGAACGCTTAATTCGCAGACGACGATTCCGAAAAACAGCCCGTATTTCATAAGCATCCGGTTTTTCGCGATCCGGAAGCGCCGCAAAAGGCGCCGGACGGCCCTTTCCCCGGAAACGGCGATGATGAAATACACCTGGGTCAAGGCCTGCCAAAACAGCAAGGAATCAAACAGCGGAATATTGTCGTAAATGGATAAAACGATGAAAAGAATTAGGATTGACAAAAGGAACGGCAGGAAAAAGGAAAAGAAATTCTTCACCGGCCGCCAATAATCCTCGGTAATGTAATGCAGCAGGGAACCTTCCGCTTCCTCCTTCGGTTTCTCTTTCGTCACGAAAAAAATGTAGGGAAAGAGGCCGCCGATCAGAAAAATATAGGATGCCTCAGGGAAAAGCCCCATTTCCATAGGGATATGGAAATCGGCCAGGAAAGGGGCCAATGCGGCAAAGAACAGGACAAAGAGAATCAGGAGAATCAGCAGGAAGAACGTTTCCGGTTTTTGATAGAGATTGATCAGCAGCCGGTTGACCGTTCTTTTGAACAATAGCCGGATGAAGAGAAGCCCTTTTTCCATGCCTTTTCCTCCGGGAAAAACGAAATGGCTTGCGAATGAATCGATGATTGGCCGTCAAAACGGGACATGCCCTTCTTCACAGACGAAAGCAAAACGGCTTGCCGTGGGTCGGCCGTGTCACCCCCGGCATCCCGGAGGTCCGGCCGGCCTGTTCAGGCAGCGGGAACTGCGGGGGAAGGGGAGACCGGGCAAATCACTTTGTTTCCTTCTATATCGGTTGGAAGGCCGGCATCTTAAAAACTTGCAGCCAATTCGGACTGCATTTCGGATCCGTTGAAAAATTCCCCTCTTTCTGCCCATCCGTTTTCGCCAGCCTGCTATATTCAGAATATTACTATATTTGATAAAAATTTACAGCAGAAATTTGCTTGAAATCTTTCGACAAACCCAGGAACGGGAGGTATCCTAGGGAAAGTGTTTCCCGTCTTTCCCGCGCATTGTCCATGATGAGGCGATCCAACTGCTCCGAACATTCAATGGATCGGTCGTTTCGGGGCGCCCCACGAAGAGACCGTCACCGAATCAGGAAAACGTGGATTCGGAAACTTCAAATCCGTCGGGAAAGCGGTTGGGGAGGATTGGGGCAGGGGCTGAAATCATATAGAATCTGCCCGGTGGGCCAGCGGGGCTAGAGAAGCGCGTTTGCATATCGGTTAAAAACGCAGGCGGGCTGGGCAAGAAAAGGAAAGGCAAAACAGGAGATTGTTGAACGGAGGAAGGGCTCCGGCGTTTCATGGCCATAGGGCTGAAAGCACACACCAAGGCAAGAACGATGATCGGACTTCGCGTCGAATCGTTCTCTGCAGGCCGCAAGCATACAACCAACAGGGCAAAAAATCGCAGGCAAAAGGCCGTCAATACCGTTATCCTGTCCCGTTTTTGCCGGGGATGTCCTTAAAGCCGGCCCGGCCGGTTTGAAACGGGAGCAGAAAAAAGCAAGGAATCCAAATTTCTGTTTCCGCTCCCATTCCCTCTTGGGCGGCGGAAGAAAATTCCGGCGATCGGAATTTCCATCAGGCATATCTGTACCGGGCCAATGTCTTCGGTCCCCATAGGAAGATGACGATCAAGGCCGCAATGGCGGCGATCGGGCCGGCGACGGCCGGATCGTAATGGGAGCCGTAGTTCGGGAACAATGCGAAGCTCACGTTGATCATCGAATGGCGGAAAGCACGCTTTTTGAAGTTGTTATACAGCCAACATCAGGACACGTGCCGCAACGGTAAACAGGCATTGCCATAGGATCCGGCATGCGGTATGGTGCGCTTGCATATAAGGGACCACATGCCAGATCCCCCACACCACCTCCATCATCAGGCTGGCGGGCAGGGGCGTTCCACCGATCCTGCATCGGATCGACGGCATATCCCAATTCACCCCGCCTCTTTGCCGATCGCGGCAATAAAAAACACGACAAAAAAGACCGGTATCATAGAAAGCGGAATTCGCCATTCGGGAAGCGCACTTCCCGCAAGGCGCAAAACGCCGTAAGACAGGAGCATGACCGCGGGCATCAGCGACAGGATGGGCGCATACCATATCCTTTTTTTGATGCCCCGATCGAGGAAAACTTTCTGAAACAGCTGCCCCCTCCAGGAGGAGCAAGGCGGAGTAGGTGCTCTTTTTCTTGGACTTTATGTCCGCATATTTTTCTTCCTTAATAAACCAGCATGAGTGCTGCGATCATCGGGCAAAAGGCCATGAACGAACTTACGGGAAGCCGGTCCGCCAAGTGTTCGGCCACGGCGCCAAACAGCCAAAAGGGGATCGAACGCGCAAAAACCAAGATGAAAAATTTTAAAGGTGCCGGACTTTTGAATGATGGACCGGCATTCATGACGCGATGCCTCCCAGGGGCGTTTTTTAAGAATTTTTCCGTCTCCGCGGCAAAGCCTGCCGGCATCCCGGCCAATTGCCGCCATTTCCCCGGCAGGCAGCGTTTCCTTCAATTCCGTCGGTACGGCGTCGCGGATGATGGCTCCGATGCCCCCACCGAATTTAAGCCGTTCTTCACCGTTTTTCCCGCGTCAACAAGACGACGCATTCCACGTGAACGGTATGGGGGAACAAGTCCACCGGCTGGATCTTCACCGGCCGGTACCCGAAGGGAACGAGTTCCTTCAAGTCTGCGGCCAAGGTATCCGGGTTGCAGGAAATGTACACGATCCGGCCGGGCGAGGAGCGGCCGATTTTCCGCATCACTTTTCCCCCGGCCCCGGAGCGGGGAGGGTCCAGCAACAGCAGATCGGGTCTTCCCAGCTTTTCGATGGCTTCATCGATTCCGTGTCTGGCGTCTTTGGCAAGGAAAAAGGCGTTTTGGATGCCGTTGTCCTCCGCGTTCCGCTTGGCCGATTGAACGGAGGTTTCCACGATTTCAATGCCCATCAGTTCCCGGGCCCGCTTGGCGAAGGGCAGGGAAAAGGTGCCGACGCCGCAAAAAAGGTCGATAACCTTTTCCGTTTCTTGGGGGCGGGCCATATCCAGGGCCAATTCCACCAGCCTTTGAGCCTGGGCCGGGTTGGTTTGGAAGAAGGTGTCAAACCAGAGCCGGTAGCGGAATCCGGCCAATTCGTCGAAAATGAAATCCCGGCCCGCCAGGATATGGGTCCGTTCGGCCCCTGTCCGGTCCGCCCAGTTCCGGTTTTCCATCCAAAGCAAACTTTTCACCTGGGGGAATTTCCCGGTGATCCGTTCCGCCAAATCATTCGCCGCCTTTTCCAGATGGCCGGCCG from Caldibacillus debilis DSM 16016 encodes the following:
- the rlmD gene encoding 23S rRNA (uracil(1939)-C(5))-methyltransferase RlmD, which encodes MEKSMEKILDTEIQHLDGKGLGQAVLWRELGDGRKKKITLTVPNTLPGERVRVSADHPERKRIKAKLETVLEPHPERVTPLCPHFERCGGCVWQHWNYSGQLKQKTDRVKQAFASQGFDPDMVEETIGMEHPWHYRNKMEFTFAPDGSLGLHEQGNFRKIIPLETCFIAGKNMIGAAMEAAAWAKEHHLPGYDKDTHEGLLRHVLVRESFATGEIMLALFATEPPAGHLEKAANDLAERITGKFPQVKSLLWMENRNWADRTGAERTHILAGRDFIFDELAGFRYRLWFDTFFQTNPAQAQRLVELALDMARPQETEKVIDLFCGVGTFSLPFAKRARELMGIEIVETSVQSAKRNAEDNGIQNAFFLAKDARHGIDEAIEKLGRPDLLLLDPPRSGAGGKVMRKIGRSSPGRIVYISCNPDTLAADLKELVPFGYRPVKIQPVDLFPHTVHVECVVLLTREKR
- a CDS encoding ABC transporter ATP-binding protein — protein: MRLNEIAIEDLSVSYGEKTALSHVSTRFQRGEIYVLLGHNGAGKTTFIKEILKADLKRQKIKYLTDEQNPRAKTLKYRMSFSPEKPVLFEELTIMEYVSFVLKMYGSCREQSLKRVKELLAAFDLEKEKNKFIYALSNGMKKKVCHIAALALDADFIFLDEPFAALDPVAIYELKRLILSRTEQAAIVLSTHQLDVVEGLPVDPDRLHIRLLKQGRLLFEGTKGELLHEHPSLEAAYLHFYEAR
- a CDS encoding DinB family protein, translated to MEYSPLSLLKELRKFSWKEESWFLPLASAIEGVTAAEAAWRPDGHTNSIWQILNHLNYYNERVLEQLQGKEPAPQTITNTETFGPPGDPDDRKGWEETLRRTRQIAQGIEEALEKLDGKDLEKEGFLEKLAAWIMHDTYHTGQIVLLRKMQGTWPAQRE